The segment TCACCCACGGCAAGGAGGACATCCCGGCCCTCCACCTCAACGGCCGGGAGGCTGGGGCGGAGGCCGCCCGCTCGTCGGCGGGCCGGCTCGTCCTCACCCACATCCCGCCGTGGACGGACGGCGAGCAGAACCTGGCGGACGCGCGCCAGGTGTACTCGGGCCCGTCCGAGCTGGCGAGGCCGGGCGCGGTCTACGAGATCTGAGACTCTCCTCCGACAACGGGAAGGGCCCCGGAACCATGCGGTTCCGGGGCCCTTCCGTGCTGCGGGACGAGGCTCACGCCTTGGTGAGGTCCTCGATCTCGGCCTCGGGCTCGCGGCCCGGGGTGGCGAGGTTGAACTTGGTGATCGCGAAGCGGAAGACCACGTAGTAGATCGCCGCGAAGACGAGACCGATCGGGATGATCAGCCAGGGCTTGGAGGCGTACGTCCAGTTCAGGAAGTAGTCCAGAGCACCCGCGGAGAAGGTGAAGCCGTGGTGCACGCCGAGGGCCGAGGTGATGACCATCGAGGCGGCGGTGAGCACCGCGTGGATCACGTACAGCAGGGGCGCCAGGAACATGAACGCGAACTCGATGGGCTCGGTGATGCCCGTGACGAAGGAGGTCAGGGCGAGCGAGAACATCATGCCGCCGACGACCTTGCGGCGCTCGGGGCGGGCGGCGTGGGTGATCGCGAGGGCGACGGCCGGGAGCGCGAACATCATGATCGGGAAGAAGCCGGACATGAACTGACCGGCGGACGGGTCACCGTGGAAGAAGCGCGGCAGGTCGCCGTGCCAGACGGCACCGGAGGAGTCGGTGAAGGTGCCGATCTCCTGCCAGGCGACGGTGTTCACGAACTGGTGCATGCCGACCGGGAGCAGACCGCGGTTGATGGCGCCGAAGATGCCGGAGCCGAGGGCGCCGAGGCTGGTCATCCAGTTGCCGAAGTCGGTGATCAGGTTGCCGACGGGCTCCCAGAGGAGGCCGAAGAGAACACCCATGACGGTGCCGACGAAGGCCATGAGGATCGGGACGAGACGGCGGCCGTTGAAGAAGCCGAGCCAGTCGACCAGCTTGGTGCGGTGGAACCGCTGCCAGACGACGGCGCCGAGCAGACCCATGATGATGCCGCCGAAGACCTTGGGGTCGTTGTACGTCGCGGCGACGTCGACACCCTTGTTCGCGGTCGTGTTGACGACGGCCTCGCTGACCGGGAACGCCTTGAGGACGCTCGAGTAGACGAGGAAGCCGACAAGGGCGGCGAGGGCGGTGGAGCCGTCGGCCTTCTTGGCGAAGCCGATCGCGATGCCGACGCAGAACAGCAGCGGCATGTTGGCGAAGACCGCGTCTCCGGCGGAGGCGAAGACCGTGGCGACCTTGCCCCAGCCGAGGCCGTCGGCGCCGAAGACGTCGGGCTGGCCGAGACGGAGCAAGATACCCGCGGCCGGCAGAACGGCGATCGGCAGCTGCAGGCTGCGACCGACCTTCTGCAGGCCCTGGAACAGGCCGGATCCGCGCTTCTTCGCGGGAGCGGCGGCCTGGGCGGTGGCCGTACTCATCAACTTCCTCCAGTAAGGCAAGGCGCCGCCAGAGGACAGTGGAAAGGGGGGACGGCGACGTCTCGTGGAACGCGGTGGTCTGGACCGCGTGGTCTACACCAATGAGTGGTGTAGACCAGTTGTAGCACGTGAGACTTAGATAAGGAACCTGCGAATTTTGTGTGCTCAGCCATAGCTGGAAATGCACGACATAAGGCCCCCGGACCGTCAGGTCCAGGGGCCTTTCGCGGGTCTTACGGGAGGGGCGAAAGCCTCGAAACGGTCAGGCTCTGCAGGGTGACCGCAGCGCTACTTGACGTTCTCCCGCTCCATCTCGTCCCCGACCTCGTCCGGCTCGCGGCCGGGCGTCTGGAGATTGAACTTGGTGATCGCGAACCGGAAGATCGCGTAGTAGACGACCGCGAACGCGAGACCGATCGGGATGATCAGCCACGGCTTCGTCGCGAGGCCCCAGTTGATCACGTAGTCGATCAGACCTGCCGAGAAGCTGAAGCCGTCCTTCACGCCGAGTGCCCAGGTCACGGCCATCGACACACCCGTGAGGACGGCGTGGACCGCGAAGAGCAGCGGGGCGATGAAGAGGAACGAGTACTCGATCGGCTCGGTGATGCCGGTGACGAACGAGGTCAGCGCGACCGACAGCATCATGCCGCCGACCTCCTTGCGCCGGTGCGGCTTGGCACAGTGGGTGATCGCCAGCGCGGCCGCCGGAAGCGCGAACATCATGATCGGGAAGAAGCCCGTCAGGAACTGGCCGGCGTTCGGGTCGCCCGCGAGGAACATGGGGATGTCGCCGTGGACCGTCGTACCGTCCGGCTTCTCGTACGTGCCGAACTGGAACCAGATCGGCACGTTCAGGAACTGGTGCAGGCCGATGACGAGCAGCGCCCGGTTCGCCAGACCGAAGATGCCCGAACCCCACGAGCCGAGTCCGACCAGCCAGTCGCTGAAGTTCTCCAGGGCGTCACCGATCGGCGGCCAGATCCACAGGCACAGCGCGGCGAACGCGATCGCCACGAACGTCATGATGATCGGGACCAGGCGGCGGCCGTTGAAGAAGCCCAGCCAGTCGACCAGCTTCGTCCGGTGGTACCGCTGCCACAGGTACGCGGTGAGCAGACCCATGACGATGCCGCCGAAGACACCCGGATTCTGGTACGTGTAGCCCGCGAAGGAGTCGTCGACGGCGAGGCAGCCGCCGCTGATGTCCTTCGTCCCCGCCGGGCAGTCCTTCGGGAACTGGCGCAGCACGTTGAAGTAGACGAGGAAGCCGACGACCGCCGCGAGCGCGGTCGAACCGTCGGACTTCTTCGCCATGCCGATCGCGACACCGATGCAGAACAGCAGGGGCAGGCCGAGGTTGCCGTCGAGGAGCGCGCCACCGGCGCCCGCCATCACCTTGGCGACGTTGTCCCAGCCGAGACCCTCCGCGCCGAAGACGTCCGGCTGCCCGAGCCGGTTGATGATGCCCGCGGCCGGCAGGACGGCGATGGGGAGCTGGAGGCTGCGCCCCATCTTCTGGAGTCCCTGGAAGAGCCCGCCCCACACGGACTGCTTCGGCCGCGCCGGGGCGCTTTCCGTACTCATCGGCGTCCTCCCTGCCCGGAACGACCCGGGTCCGCATCTCGTTGCACACTGGTGTAGACCAGTTGCGATAGGCTCCGGGAGCCCACTGAGGACAGGCCGCCGGTGATCGTCATCATTCGGCAGAACGGCGGCACTTGCCCGCATAGTTGGGCCAACCGTGGGTTACCGTGACAAAGCGGACCACAGGTGCGCCGAGATTCGCGTGCGCGCGAACGGAACGGACAGGGAGAAACACATGGCCAGCAAGGCTGAGAAGATCGTCGCCGGGCTCGGCGGCATCGAGAACATCGAAGAGGTCGAAGGCTGCATCACCCGCCTGCGCACCGAGGTCGTGGACCCGTCCAAGGTCGACGAGGCCGCCCTCAAGGCCGCCGGCGCCCACGGCGTCGTCAAGATGGGCACCGCGATCCAGGTCGTCATCGGCACCGACGCCGACCCGATCGCCGCCGACATCGAAGACATGATGTAAGCAGCCGCATCAGCTGAAGGGCCCGTTCCGGCAGGGGAACGGGCCCTTCGTCATGCCGCCACCAGAGGAACGGCCCCGCACGACAACGGCAACGGGCCCCGGACCACAACGGCAACGGGCCCCGCACTGCAACGGAAACGGGCCCCTCACCACCACGGGAACGGCCCCCTCCCCGTATCCCGCTAGGCTCGTCCCATGTCTCGTATCGACGGCCGTACCCCCGAACAGCTCCGCCCCGTCACCATCGAACGCGGATGGAGCAAGCACGCCGAGGGCTCCGTCCTCATCTCCTTCGGCGACACCAAGGTCTTCTGCACCGCCTCCGTCACCGAAGGCGTCCCGCGCTGGCGCAAGGGCAGCGGCGAAGGCTGGGTCACCGGCGAGTACTCCATGCTCCCGCGCGCCACCAACACCCGCGGCGACCGCGAATCCGTCCGCGGCAAGATCGGCGGCCGTACGCACGAGATCTCCCGCCTCATCGGCCGCTCCCTGCGCGCCGTCATCGACTACAAGGCGCTCGGCGAGAACACCATCGTCCTCGACTGCGACGTCCTCCAGGCCGACGGCGGCACCCGCACCGCCGCCATCACCGGCGCGTACGTCGCCCTCGCCGACGCGGTGTCCTGGGCCCAGAACAAGAAGCTCGTCAAGGCCGGCCGCAAGCCCCTCACCGGCACCGTCGGCGCCGTCTCCGTCGGCATCGTCGACGGCGTCCCCCTCCTCGACCTCTGTTACGAGGAGGACGTCCGCGCCGACACCGACATGAACGTCGTCTGCACCGGCGACGGCCGCTTCGTCGAGGTCCAGGGCACCGCCGAGGCCGAGCCCTTCGACCGCAAGGAGCTCAACGCCCTCCTCGACCTCGCGTCCGGCGGCTGCGCCGAACTCGCCGAGATCCAGCGCAAGGCCCTCGAAGGAACCCTCTGACCCCGCACTGCGTCCTGACGGGCGGGCCCGTACGGATAAGCTCCGTGCGCCCGTCCGTCGTTCGCATGTACGCATCTGGGGGAGGACCCGCCTTGAAGCGCCGTCTCGCACTCGCCGTGGCCACGGCCGCCGCACTCACCACCGTCCTGAGCGGCTGCGGAGCCCTCGACAAAGCAATGGACTGCGTCAAGACCGCCGACGCGATAGCCACCTCGGTGAGCAACCTTCAGCAGGCGGTCTCCAACGCCTCGAACGACGCCACCCAGATCGAGGAGTCCCTCGACTCCATCTCCACGGAACTGGGCAACCTCAAGAACACCACGGACAACGCCGACCTCTCCAAGGCGGTCGACGACCTCACCAAGGGCGTCGACACCGTCCGCACCGCGGTGAAGAACGGCGACACCACGCCGGACATCACGCCCATCACCGACGCGGCCACCGAGATCGGCAAGGTCTGCACCCCGGGATAATCGGTGGCATGACCCGACTGATCCTCGCCACCCGCAACCCGGGCAAGATCACCGAACTTCACGCGATCCTCGCCGACGCAGGTCTCGACCTGGAACTCGTCGGCGCGGACGCGTACCCGGAGATCCCCGACGTCAAGGAAACCGGCGTCACCTTCGCCGAGAACGCCCTGCTGAAGGCCCACGCCCTGGCCCAGGCCACCGGCCTGCCGGCCGTGGCCGACGACTCCGGCCTCTGCGTCGACGTCCTGAACGGCGCCCCCGGCATCTTCTCCGCCCGCTGGTCGGGCGCCCACGGCGACGACCGAGCCAACCTGAACCTCCTCCTGGCCCAACTGTCCGACATCGCGGACGAACACCGAGGCGCCCACTTCGCCTGCGCCGCGGCGCTGGCGCTGCCCGACGGCACGGAGAGGGTGGTGGAAGGCCGCATGGAGGGTGTGCTGCGCCACACCCCGAAGGGCACGAACGGCTTCGGCTACGACCCGATCCTCCAGCCGAACGGCCACGAGGTGACCTGCGCCGAACTGACCCCGTCGCAGAAGAACGCGATCAGCCACCGCGGCAAGGCGTTCCGCGCCTTGGTGCCGGTGGTGAAGGAACTGCTGGGCTGAGGCACCCGCATGCGAACGGCCCAGCGCCACTCAGGGCGCTGGGCCGTCGTACGGTACGCCCGGTCGGATTCGAACCGACAGACACGACCACCTAAAGATCGCCGCTCAGCCCTTGGCGTACGGGCGCGTACTCGATCCCTTACTTTACCCGCCGTCCTCCCCGGCACCAGGTGTCGGTCGTCGCATGGCAGTTGGGACAGAGCAGCCGCAGGTTCTCGCGCCGGTCGTCGCTCCAGTCGCCGCTGATGTGGTCGACCTCAAGGGTCATCGGCTTGCCGAGCCATTCAGGGCCGATGCCGCACCGTGCGCACTTCTCGGGCACGCCCACCTCGCTCAGCGCGCGACGCAGCAGATGGGTTCTTGTCCGTCGCGTTCCGTGGTGCCGGATGAGGATGTCGTCGGCTCGTCTGACCGGCGTCGGCCCAGGCCGTCCCCGCTGGTGTGCCTGACCCAGGAAATGGGAGGTACTGACACCGTCCTCCGCCGTCCACAGACGGAAGAGCGTGCGCATGTGCCCGCTGGGCTCCAGTCCCAGGGCACGCAGGGCGCTCGCCACAGAGGTCGCCCCTTGGACCGCGTACCGCAGGTCTTCTTCTGTCGGGCGCGGCGGTTGCCCACCGCGCCTCTGACGGTGGGGAAAGTGCGAGACGTCGATGCGGTAGTGGGCGAAGCGCCTCAGCAGGTGGCGTCCCAGATTGTCGTACGGCTGCGTGCCCAGGAAGACGATGACCTCGCCGAGGTCCGAGCAGCGTGCTGCCGCCTCCGCCAGCAGCTCACGGGTGTAGCGCACGCCGGTCGTCATCGAGTCCTCCCCTTTGCGCGCCCCCGATAACTGTCCGTCGTCGAGTGGCAGTTCGGGCACAGAAATCGCAGGTTCTCGATCCTGTTGTTCCGCCAGTCCCCGTCGATGTGATCGATTTCCAGGGGGAGCGGTTGGCCCAGCCAGACGGCCTGGTTGCCGCACAGGACACAGTGCTGGGGTACTCCGGACTCCGTCATCGCCCATGCGATCCGCTCATGCGGGATGCGCCGGGTTCTCGGGCCGGTCTGCTCGACGAGTAGCACCTCGGGAGTCCGGCGTCCTCGGGTCTTGCCGCGCCGAGACGGACGGCGGAAGTGTGATGTGTCGATCCCGTAGGCCTTGACGCGGCGGCTGATGTGCGTGTGCTGGCCACCCACGATCTCCACTCCCAGCCGGCGCAGCACCTCGCACATGTTCGTGGAAGCCGCCACGGCCTCAGCCAGGACTTCCTTCGTCCACCGTGTCCCCTCCCGCTCGAAGTGCGAGATGTCCACCCCCAGCTTCCGCATCCGCTCCCGCACGTACCTCCGCGTCGGACTCCTCGGATCCACCCCCAACCGCTCCAGCGCCTCCGTCAGCGTCCGCGCCCCCCGCGTCGCCGCCTCCAGTCGCTCCCTCGTGTACGCGCTCGTCCCCATCGCGTCCCCTCCCCAGTACGGATCCCGTACGTACTAACGACCCGAATATCGGACGGTCACGTCATATCGCGTACGAAAAACGGAACGGCCCGCACCGCCCTTTCGGGGGTGCGGGCCGTTCCGGAGGGAGACGTCAGGCCTCGACGCCCAGGTCCCTGATGATCTTGGCCACGTGGCCCGTCGCCTTCACGTTGTAGAAGGCGTGCTCCACCTTGCCGTCCTCGTCCACGACGACCGTCGAGCGGATCACGCCCGTCACCACCTTGCCGTACAGCTTCTTCTCGCCGAAGGCGCCGTACGCCTCCAGGGTCTCCTTCGACGGGTCGCCGACCAGCGTGACCTTCAGGTTCTCCTTCTCGCGGAACTTCGCCAGCTTCTCCGGCTTGTCCGGGGAGACGCCGATGACGTCGTAGCCCGCCGCCGCGAGCACGTCCAGGTTGTCCGTGAAGTCGCAGGCCTGCTTCGTGCAGCCGGGGGTCAGCGCGGCCGGGTAGAAGTAGACGATGACCTTGCGGCCCTTGTGGTCCGCGAGGGAGACCTCGTTGCCGTCCGCGTCGGGCAGGGTGAAGGCGGGGGCGGTGTCGCCGGGCTGCAGTCGCTCGCTCATGGCTCTCCTCGGGATGGTTCGCGTACGCGTTCAGAGCCTAATGGGGGTCTGGGACGACCCGAAGGCGACAGAACTGACAGACTGTCCACAAGGACCGATCAACGACCGGATCACGACCACCCGGATCACGACTACGGAGGCAGCGCGGTGTCGGATGCCAGGACCCCTGCGCAGATCGAGGCGGACATCGTCCGCCGGCGCGAGCAGCTCGCCGTCACTCTCGACGAGATCGGCATTCGGATGCACCCGAAGACGATCATCGGGGACGCGAAGGCCAAGGTCGCCTCGACGGTCGACCAGACCGCGGGACGCGCCTTCGTCGCCGTCAACCGGGTCGTCTCGGATGTGAAGGCACGTTTCACCCACGCGGACGGCGCCCCCCGACTGGAGCGCGTGGTTCCGGCGGCCCTCGTCGCCGTCGCGGTCGTCGGGCTGCTCGCCGCGTCCTCCCGCAAGGGCAAGGGATGACCCCTCGCCGCCCCGGGTGCCGTAACCGGGCAGGTAGGTTCACTCCGTGAGCGAGAACACGCACGACAAGCTGCCCATCCGGATGCTCCACGACCGCGTCCTGGTCCGCACCGACTCCCCGGAGGGGGAGCGGCGCTCCGGCGGCGGCATCCTGATTCCGGCGACTGCCGCGGTCGGCCGTCGCCTGGCCTGGGCCGAGGTGGTCGCGGTCGGTCAGAACGTCCGTACCGTCGAGATCGGCGACCGGGTGCTGTACGACCCCGAGGACCGCGCCGAGGTCGAGGTGCGGGGTGTCGCGTACGTCCTGATGCGGGAGCGCGACCTGCACGCGGTGGCCGCGGACCGGTTCCAGGGGACGACGGATTCGACCGGGCTGTATCTCTGACCCCATGTGCCTCGGTAGGCCCTGGTGACCATGGTCACCAGGGCCTACCGCCGTTTTTTGCTAGCCTGGAGACACCCGACGAGACGCGCCGTACCGGGATCCCGACAAGACGACGCACCCCTGTTGTTCCGTCTCGCGGAGGTGTTGTCGTCATGGCCTGGGTTCTTCTTGTCGTCGCGGGTCTGCTGGAAGTCGGCTGGTCGATCGGGATGAAGTACACCGACGGCTTCACGCGGCTCTGGCCGAGCGTGTTCACCGGCGCCGGGATCATCGCTTCCATGGTGCTGCTGTCGCACGCGGCCAAGACGCTGCCCATCGGTACGGCGTACGGCGTGTGGGTGGGCATCGGCGCGGCCGGTGCGGCGGTGCTCGGCATGGTGGTCCTCGGTGAGCCGGCGACCGCCGCCCGGATCTTCTTCGTGTGTCTGCTGCTCGTCGCCGTGGTGGGTCTCAAGGCGACGTCCGGTCACTGACGTACGGCACTCGGGGCGGGCCCGGGGCTGCGTGGCGCCGCTCCCGGGCCCGCCTCGCCCAGTTCGTACGACTCCTCAGGAGTCTCAGAGACCTCAGAGGCCTCAGGGGCCGCAGGGACATCAGAGGCATCGGGGGCGGCAGGGACGTCGGGCATCGGCGGGAGCGGCGGCAGCCGCTCCGCCCCCGGCATCACCTGGAGTTCGAAGTCCCGCGGCGCCGTTCCCGCCAGGGCCTCCCGGGTGAACCGGGCCCAGATCTCGGCGGGCTCCCCGCCCCCGTTGATCCGGGGCTGTCCGAGGGCTCCGTACAGGGGCTCCTGCCGGCCCGACTCGGGGTCCTGGCCCATCATCGCGACGACCGTGGCGAGTTCCGGCGTGTAGCCGGCGAACCAGGCGGCCTTGTCGTCCTCCGCGGTGCCGGTCTTGCCGGCGGCGGGGCGTCCGGCGGCCTGCGCGGCCGTTCCCGTGCCCGTCTCGACGACGCTCCGCAGGATGGACGTGGTGGTGTCGGCGGCCTCCCGGCTCACCGCCTGACGGGCCTCGGCAGCCGGCACTTCCAGCTCCTGGCCGTCCCTGCTGAGGCTCTCGACGAGGGTGTACGTGCCGTGCCGGCCGTGCGCGGCGAGGGTCGCGTACGCCGTGGCCATGTCCAGGACGCTGGCCGTGGCGGGGCCGAGCGCGATGGAGGGGGAGGCGGTGAGGTCGGGGGTGGCGTGGGGCAGGCCGAGGGCGATCGCGGTGCGGCGTACGTGGCCGGGGCCGACGTCGACGGCCATCTGGGCGTACACGGCGTTCACGGACAGGTCGGTGGCGGTGCCGACGGCGATCTCGCCGTAGCTCTCGTCGTCCTCGTTGGCGGGGTCGTACGGGTTGCCGTTCCAGCCTTCGACCGGGCGCCGGTTGTTCCCGTCGTACACCGTGTACGGGGTGATGGGTTCGCCGTGCTGGGTCTGTGCCCCCCTCTGGACGGCGGCGGTGAAGACGAAGGGTTTGAAGGTGGAGCCGACCTGGTAGTCGCGGCGGGTGGCGTTGTTGACGTACTGCTGGGTGTAGTCGACGCCGCCGTACATGGCGAGGACCTTGCCGTTCGCCGGGTCGACGGCCGCCGCTCCGACCCGTACGAACCGGTCGGCGGGGGCGCCCGCCGGGTCGAGGCGGGTCATGACGCGCTCTTCGACGGCTTGGACGAGCGCGTCCTGTTTGGCGGGTTCGAGGGTGGTGGTGATGCGGAAGCCGCCGCCGGCGAGGGTCTTCTCGTCGACGACGCCGTGGTCGGTGAGGTACTCCTCGACGGCCTGGACGAGGTAGCCGCGCTGTCCGGAGAGGCCGGTGGCGGGGCGGGCGGTCTGGGGGGTGGGGAAGCGCGCGGCGGCACGTGCGGCGGGGGTGAGCCGGCGCTCGGTGACCATGCCGTCGAGGACGTAGTGCCAGCGGGCGACGGCCTTGGCGCGGTTCTCGGGGTGGGTGGTGACGTCGTAGGCGCTGGGGGCTTTGAGGAGGGAGGCGAGGTACGCGCCCTCGGCGGTGTCGAGTTCCTCGACGTCCTTGCCGTAGTAGGCGCGGGCGGCGGCCTGGATGCCGTACGCGTTGCGTCCGAAGTAACTGGTGTTCAGGTAGCCCTGGAGGATCTCCTCCTTGCTCTTCTCGCGGCCGAGCTTGATCGCGATGAAGAACTCCTTCGCCTTGCGGGTGAGGGTCTGCTCCTGGCCCAGGTAGTAGTTCTTGACGTACTGCTGGGTGATGGTGGAGCCGGACTGGCGGCCCTTGCCGGTGACGGTGTTCCAGGCGGCGCGGACCATCGCCTTGGGGTCGACGGCGCGCGAGCTGTGGAAGTCGCGGTCCTCGGCGGCGAGGACGGCCTGCCGGACGGTGAGGGGGACGCGGTCGAGACGTACGTTCTCGCGGTTGACCTCGCCGTCGCGGGCGAGGGGGCTGCCGTCCCGGTAGAGGTAGACGTTGGACTGGGCGAGGGCGGCGGCGTTGGCGGGCGGGATCTCCACCAGGAGGTAGCCGGCGGCGAAGGCGCCGGCGAGGAGCAGGGTGCCGAGGAGCAGGAGTCCGAAGAGGGTGCGCAGGACGCGGCGGGGACGGCGGCGTTTGGGCGCGGGGGGTGGGGGCGTTCCGAGGGTAGGGTCCCTCGGTTCCCAGCCCGGCGTGCGGGCCGGCCGGGGGGCGTCGGAGTCGCTCGTACCGGAGGAAGGGGGCATGGCAACTCATATTGCCCCCAAGGTGACGAAACTCCCGAATGCGACCCGAAGGTGACGGGAAATCCGGTCGCGGGTGGCGGGCCCACCTCGCTAGGGTCGTGCGCTTCGGCATTTTTCAGTTCTTTACGGATCGCGCACGTCACGGATTGCTCATGTCACGGACTGTGCTTGTCGCGGACTGTGCGTACGGGGAAGGAGCGGCATGCTGCGGCTGTACGCGACGGTGGCCGCGGGCGGCTTCCGGCGTCATGCCACCTATCGGGTGGCGACGGCGGCGGGTGTGTTCACGAACACCGTCTTCGGCTTCATCCTGTCGTACACGTACATCGCCCTCTGGGACGAGAGGCCGCAGCTCGGCGGCTACTCCATGGACGACGCGCTCGCCTACGTATGGATCGGGCAGGCGCTGATCACGGTCTGCGGGATGATGGGCGGCGGCTTCGAGGACGAGCTGATCGAGCGGATCAGGACCGGGGACATCGCGGTCGACCTGTACCGCCCCGCCGACCTCCAGGCCTGGTGGTTCTCGGCCAACCTGGGCCGGGCCGCCTTCCAGTTGCTCGGCAGGGGAGTCGTCCCGATGGCGGTCGGCTGGCTGGCCTTCCGTTTCACGCTGCCGGCCGGGCCGGGCTCCTGGCTCGCCTTCCTGGTGGCCGTGGCGCTGGGCTCCACGGTCAGTTTCGCGATCTGGTACGTGGTGGCGATGAGCGCGTTCTGGCTGATGGACGGTCAGGGAGCGGTCCAGGTGGCCTGGCTGGGCGGCCTGTTCTTCTCGGGGATGCTGCTCCCGCTGAACGTCTTCCCGGGCGCACTCGGCGAGGTCGCGCGGGTGCTGCCGTGGGCGTCACTGCTCCAGGTGCCGGCCGATGTGTACCTGGGGAAGTACGAGGGCTGGGGCCTTGCGGGGGCGTACGCCTTCCAGTGCTGCTGGGCACTGGTGCTGTTCGGCGCGGGACGGGCGGTGCAGGCGGCGGCGACGCGGAAGGTGGTGGTGCAGGGTGGCTGAGGTGACGCGCACCAGCGTGGGATCCGAGGGGGGATCGGGGGGCGGGTCCGAGGTTGGATCCAACCCGGGATCCAACCCCGGATTGGATCCTGGATCCAACCCGGGATTGAACCCTGGATCCAATTCAGGATTCAGGATTGGATCCAACATCCTGGGCGACTCCTGGCGGACGTACCGCATGGTCGCGGGCATGTGGATCCGATCCACGATGACGTACCGCGCGTCCTTCGCGCTCACGCTGGTCACCAGCTTCTGCGTCACCTTCTTCGACTTCGTCGTCATCCTCCTGATGTTCGGTCAGGTGGAGGGCCTGGGCGGCTTCGCGTTCGCGGAGGTCGCGCTCCTGTACGGGACCGCGGGGACGGCGTTCGGGATCGCGGATCTGACGATGGGATCGCTGCAGCGGATGGGGAAGCGGGTCAGGGACGGCTCGCTGGACACCTTCCTGATGCGCCCGGCGCCGCTGCTCGCGCAGGTGGCGGCGGACAAGTTCGCGCTCCGGCGGTTCGGCCGGGTCCTCCAGGGCCTCTTCGTCCTGATCTGGGGCCTGGTCCTGCTGGATGTGGAGTGGACGCCGGTGAAGGTGCTGCTGCTGCCGGTGACGGTGGTCTGCGGGGCGGTGATCTTCGCGGCGGTGATGGTGCTCGGGGCGTCGGCGCTGTTCTGGATGCAGGACGCGGCGGAGGTGACGAGCTCGTTCACGTACGGCGGGAACACGCTCCTCGGGTACCCGCCGACGATCTTCGCGCAGGACCTGGTGCGGGGTGTCGTGTACGTCGTACCGCTGGCGTTCGTGAACTGGCTGCCCGCGCTGTACGTACTGGGCAGGCCGGCTCCGGAGGGGGTGCCGGAGTGGGCGGCGTTCGCGTCGCCGCTGGTGGCGGCGGTGTGCTGTGGGGTGGCGGGGCTGGCGTGGCGGGCCGGAATCCGCTCGTACCGATCGACGGGAAGTTGAGGGCGGAGGCGGCCATGGAACCGTTCATCGAGCTGGAGAAACTGGAGAAGGTCTTCACGGTCCGCCGGAGAGCGGG is part of the Streptomyces sp. NBC_00250 genome and harbors:
- a CDS encoding transglycosylase domain-containing protein: MPPSSGTSDSDAPRPARTPGWEPRDPTLGTPPPPAPKRRRPRRVLRTLFGLLLLGTLLLAGAFAAGYLLVEIPPANAAALAQSNVYLYRDGSPLARDGEVNRENVRLDRVPLTVRQAVLAAEDRDFHSSRAVDPKAMVRAAWNTVTGKGRQSGSTITQQYVKNYYLGQEQTLTRKAKEFFIAIKLGREKSKEEILQGYLNTSYFGRNAYGIQAAARAYYGKDVEELDTAEGAYLASLLKAPSAYDVTTHPENRAKAVARWHYVLDGMVTERRLTPAARAAARFPTPQTARPATGLSGQRGYLVQAVEEYLTDHGVVDEKTLAGGGFRITTTLEPAKQDALVQAVEERVMTRLDPAGAPADRFVRVGAAAVDPANGKVLAMYGGVDYTQQYVNNATRRDYQVGSTFKPFVFTAAVQRGAQTQHGEPITPYTVYDGNNRRPVEGWNGNPYDPANEDDESYGEIAVGTATDLSVNAVYAQMAVDVGPGHVRRTAIALGLPHATPDLTASPSIALGPATASVLDMATAYATLAAHGRHGTYTLVESLSRDGQELEVPAAEARQAVSREAADTTTSILRSVVETGTGTAAQAAGRPAAGKTGTAEDDKAAWFAGYTPELATVVAMMGQDPESGRQEPLYGALGQPRINGGGEPAEIWARFTREALAGTAPRDFELQVMPGAERLPPLPPMPDVPAAPDASDVPAAPEASEVSETPEESYELGEAGPGAAPRSPGPAPSAVRQ
- a CDS encoding ABC transporter permease encodes the protein MRLYATVAAGGFRRHATYRVATAAGVFTNTVFGFILSYTYIALWDERPQLGGYSMDDALAYVWIGQALITVCGMMGGGFEDELIERIRTGDIAVDLYRPADLQAWWFSANLGRAAFQLLGRGVVPMAVGWLAFRFTLPAGPGSWLAFLVAVALGSTVSFAIWYVVAMSAFWLMDGQGAVQVAWLGGLFFSGMLLPLNVFPGALGEVARVLPWASLLQVPADVYLGKYEGWGLAGAYAFQCCWALVLFGAGRAVQAAATRKVVVQGG
- a CDS encoding DMT family transporter, which codes for MAWVLLVVAGLLEVGWSIGMKYTDGFTRLWPSVFTGAGIIASMVLLSHAAKTLPIGTAYGVWVGIGAAGAAVLGMVVLGEPATAARIFFVCLLLVAVVGLKATSGH
- a CDS encoding ABC transporter permease → MVAGMWIRSTMTYRASFALTLVTSFCVTFFDFVVILLMFGQVEGLGGFAFAEVALLYGTAGTAFGIADLTMGSLQRMGKRVRDGSLDTFLMRPAPLLAQVAADKFALRRFGRVLQGLFVLIWGLVLLDVEWTPVKVLLLPVTVVCGAVIFAAVMVLGASALFWMQDAAEVTSSFTYGGNTLLGYPPTIFAQDLVRGVVYVVPLAFVNWLPALYVLGRPAPEGVPEWAAFASPLVAAVCCGVAGLAWRAGIRSYRSTGS